Proteins from one Crocosphaera sp. UHCC 0190 genomic window:
- a CDS encoding DUF4278 domain-containing protein, with the protein MKLSFRGIPYNHQPVMIEPSDGEVEGTYRGVHWKKHCYEKSRRHHVIKDMIYRGIHYMQG; encoded by the coding sequence ATGAAACTCTCTTTTCGAGGTATTCCCTATAATCATCAACCCGTTATGATCGAACCCAGTGACGGAGAAGTTGAGGGAACCTATCGTGGTGTTCACTGGAAAAAGCACTGCTATGAGAAATCACGTCGTCATCATGTCATTAAAGACATGATTTATCGAGGAATTCATTATATGCAAGGTTAA
- the lpxA gene encoding acyl-ACP--UDP-N-acetylglucosamine O-acyltransferase, translating into MLTYPKGDAPLTTLIHPTAVIHPNAELHPTVEVGPYAVIGDQVKIGAKTTIGAHAVIEGPTEIGANNRIFPSAIIGLEPQDLKYKGAPSRVKIGDGNTIREFVTINRATHGNEVTEIGNNNLLMAYVHVAHNCVIEDHVIIANAVALAGHVYIESRAVIGGVLGIHQFVRIGRNAMLGGMSRIDRDAPPFMAIEGNPSRVRSLNLVGLKRAGLTTTDVGYLKKAFRLLYHSDLTFQDALEQLESLCENEYAEYLRQFLQLSTTGEQRRGPIPGKV; encoded by the coding sequence ATGCTGACTTATCCCAAGGGAGATGCCCCGTTGACTACGCTAATACACCCCACTGCTGTGATTCATCCCAATGCAGAATTACACCCCACGGTTGAGGTGGGCCCCTACGCTGTCATTGGCGATCAGGTTAAAATCGGCGCAAAAACAACCATTGGGGCCCATGCTGTCATTGAAGGCCCCACGGAAATTGGGGCCAATAATCGTATTTTTCCCAGTGCCATCATTGGACTAGAACCTCAAGACTTGAAGTATAAAGGGGCCCCTAGTCGGGTCAAAATTGGGGATGGTAATACGATTCGAGAGTTTGTTACCATAAACCGTGCTACCCATGGCAATGAAGTCACGGAAATTGGCAATAATAACCTGTTAATGGCCTATGTTCATGTAGCTCATAATTGTGTAATTGAAGACCATGTAATCATTGCTAATGCTGTTGCCTTAGCGGGCCATGTGTATATTGAATCTAGGGCTGTTATTGGTGGTGTTTTGGGAATTCATCAGTTTGTGAGAATCGGCCGCAATGCTATGTTAGGGGGAATGAGTCGCATTGATCGAGATGCTCCTCCCTTTATGGCCATTGAAGGAAACCCCTCCAGAGTGCGATCGCTGAATTTAGTGGGGTTAAAACGGGCCGGGTTAACGACAACAGATGTGGGCTATCTTAAGAAAGCGTTTCGTCTGTTGTATCATTCGGATTTGACGTTTCAAGATGCTTTAGAGCAATTAGAGAGTCTTTGTGAGAATGAATACGCTGAATATTTACGTCAATTTCTTCAATTATCAACGACAGGAGAACAACGACGGGGGCCCATTCCTGGCAAAGTTTAG
- the rpsT gene encoding 30S ribosomal protein S20, producing MANSKSALKRIQIAERNRLRNKSYKSAVRTLMKKYLQAVEAYSAEPSTDQMTVVQESMSAAYSKIDKAVKCKVFHRNNGARKKARLARVLKEVAVAS from the coding sequence GTGGCCAACTCAAAGTCTGCACTCAAACGCATTCAAATCGCCGAACGTAACCGACTCCGTAACAAGTCTTATAAGTCGGCAGTAAGAACCTTAATGAAAAAATATCTCCAAGCGGTTGAAGCCTATTCAGCCGAGCCAAGCACCGATCAGATGACGGTGGTGCAAGAAAGTATGTCAGCAGCTTACAGCAAAATTGACAAAGCCGTCAAATGCAAAGTCTTTCACCGCAACAATGGCGCAAGGAAAAAAGCCCGTTTGGCCAGAGTCCTCAAAGAAGTCGCCGTTGCTTCCTAA
- a CDS encoding transglycosylase SLT domain-containing protein, translating into MLKPLKDKRPLFIASGVLLFSVSSMILLTPKVVEFMEQQQQVKIEAALKEDPSKPSVVLTLAELPPEQRDQKLQEIAASETLSLERSRARYLLANDLLAKYEGGPALRQLEGLEDEYPTLVPYILLKRGRGYELTNEPEKAQETWKQLVETYADSLASAEALYKLGKFDPLYWDQGIEKFPQHPKIQEIIRQRLKENPKQPKLLLLLAQYVPNEIETNTIRDRLIKDYSSQLTAENWQFIADGYWATNEYNKAAQAYQKAPKTPQNFYRIARGQQLQPKGNNKEAVIAAYRQVMFGFPNSPEAAMALQRLAKLSPSETAISYLNQIIQKFPEQAPEALVNKAELLDKLNRKAEAAKVRQDLLSKYPNAEATADYRWQVAQRAAAKGDLVKAWTWAQPISTNSPDSSVAPKAAFWVGKWAQQLGRGQDAKSAFEHVVASHPQSYYAWRSAVQLGWDVGNFNDVRQVLPTVNKPNVRSIPPAGSEMFQELYRLGEDQDAITLFKAEMGDRQELTVNESFTDALLKLVQGKNLQGINQVWNLKHKDEPEQEKEWQQLRQTSEYWHALFPFPFYQTIMKWSQDRKLNPLLVTSLMRQESRFEPEIKSPVGATGLMQVMPATGEWVANKINLKKYSLKNPNDNVNLGTWYLNYTHEEYQNNSLLAVASYNAGPGNVAKWMRQYKVSDPDAFVEKIPFKETRGYVESVFGNYWNYLRIYNPEIAQLLAQYGHQNLTK; encoded by the coding sequence ATGTTAAAGCCACTCAAAGATAAACGCCCCCTTTTCATTGCTTCAGGTGTTCTGTTATTCAGTGTGAGCAGCATGATCCTACTGACTCCCAAAGTCGTAGAATTTATGGAGCAACAACAACAAGTTAAGATAGAAGCGGCCCTAAAGGAAGATCCCAGTAAACCTTCTGTTGTCTTAACCTTAGCGGAACTTCCCCCCGAACAACGGGATCAAAAACTTCAGGAAATTGCAGCATCAGAAACCCTTTCGTTAGAACGAAGTCGGGCCCGCTATTTATTAGCTAACGATCTCTTGGCCAAATATGAAGGAGGCCCTGCGTTACGACAGCTAGAAGGGCTAGAAGATGAATATCCGACCCTAGTACCCTATATTCTCCTCAAACGGGGTCGAGGCTACGAATTAACCAATGAACCTGAAAAGGCCCAAGAAACTTGGAAACAGCTAGTAGAAACCTATGCTGACTCCTTAGCATCTGCTGAAGCTTTATATAAGTTAGGAAAATTTGACCCCCTATACTGGGATCAAGGGATTGAAAAATTTCCTCAACATCCCAAAATTCAAGAAATAATTCGTCAACGTCTCAAAGAGAACCCCAAACAACCTAAATTATTGTTGTTATTGGCTCAATATGTCCCTAATGAGATAGAAACCAATACTATCCGCGATCGCCTGATTAAAGATTATTCTAGCCAACTGACTGCCGAAAATTGGCAATTTATCGCTGATGGTTATTGGGCAACTAATGAATATAATAAAGCCGCCCAAGCTTATCAAAAAGCCCCGAAAACCCCTCAAAATTTCTATCGCATTGCCAGGGGACAACAATTACAGCCGAAAGGCAATAATAAAGAGGCGGTTATTGCTGCTTATCGACAAGTGATGTTTGGGTTTCCTAATTCTCCAGAGGCGGCCATGGCCTTGCAACGACTGGCGAAATTGTCCCCCTCAGAAACCGCTATTAGTTATCTAAACCAAATCATCCAAAAATTCCCGGAACAAGCCCCAGAAGCCCTTGTAAATAAGGCTGAGTTACTGGATAAACTCAACCGCAAAGCTGAAGCGGCCAAAGTTCGTCAAGATCTATTATCTAAATATCCCAATGCTGAGGCGACGGCTGACTATCGTTGGCAAGTGGCACAACGGGCAGCAGCAAAAGGGGACTTAGTAAAAGCTTGGACTTGGGCCCAACCCATTTCAACCAATAGCCCTGATAGTTCCGTGGCCCCCAAAGCGGCCTTTTGGGTAGGAAAATGGGCCCAACAGTTGGGACGGGGCCAGGATGCTAAATCTGCTTTTGAACACGTGGTGGCTTCTCATCCCCAATCCTACTATGCTTGGCGGTCTGCTGTGCAATTAGGCTGGGATGTGGGGAATTTTAATGATGTGCGTCAAGTTTTGCCGACGGTCAATAAACCGAACGTTCGTTCCATTCCTCCTGCTGGTTCGGAAATGTTTCAGGAGTTGTACCGTCTAGGGGAAGATCAAGATGCCATTACTTTATTTAAGGCAGAAATGGGCGATCGCCAAGAACTTACGGTTAATGAAAGCTTTACGGATGCTTTATTAAAGTTAGTTCAAGGAAAAAATCTTCAAGGTATTAATCAGGTTTGGAACCTTAAACATAAAGATGAACCTGAACAAGAAAAAGAATGGCAACAACTGAGACAAACTTCTGAATATTGGCACGCCTTATTCCCCTTTCCTTTTTATCAAACGATTATGAAGTGGTCACAAGATCGTAAATTAAATCCCCTTTTAGTTACGTCTTTAATGCGTCAAGAATCTCGGTTTGAACCCGAAATTAAATCTCCTGTCGGGGCAACGGGTTTAATGCAGGTGATGCCAGCAACTGGGGAATGGGTGGCTAATAAGATTAATTTGAAAAAATATTCTTTAAAAAATCCCAATGACAATGTTAATTTAGGCACTTGGTACTTAAATTATACCCATGAAGAATATCAGAATAATTCCTTGTTAGCAGTTGCAAGTTATAATGCTGGCCCTGGCAATGTTGCTAAGTGGATGAGACAGTATAAGGTAAGTGATCCTGATGCTTTTGTGGAGAAAATTCCTTTCAAAGAAACCAGAGGTTATGTAGAATCTGTCTTTGGTAACTATTGGAATTATTTACGGATTTATAACCCTGAAATTGCTCAATTATTGGCTCAATATGGTCACCAAAATTTAACTAAATAG
- a CDS encoding class I SAM-dependent methyltransferase — translation MTKKSQQSSAVQRLYNTYPFPPEPLLDEPPPGYNWRWNWLAAYNFCTGRKPATEKVRILDAGCGTGVGTEYLILLNPHAEIVGIDLSEKALEIAQQRCQQSGVSTNHKAPISFHHLNLEEADQLSGEFDLINCVGVLHHLPDPIAGIKALAKKLAPGGIFHIFVYAELGRWEIQLMQKAISLLQGEQKGDYKDGVFVGRELFKHLPENNRIVKREKERWSLENHRDESFADMYVHPQETDYNIDTLFELIEASELEFIGFSNPQYWELERLIGQSEELIKRGDNLSDRQRYRLIELLDPENITHYEFFLGKPPIIKSDWSSDKNLLSAIPEPHPCMFGWPSQSILNYDYQPVSLSDLEYGFIQACNGELTVKEILDSVALELDGVRSLQQQQLIMLSPFKQ, via the coding sequence ATGACGAAAAAATCTCAACAAAGTTCAGCAGTTCAACGTCTTTACAACACCTATCCTTTCCCCCCGGAACCCTTATTAGATGAGCCACCTCCAGGCTATAATTGGCGATGGAATTGGCTGGCGGCTTATAATTTTTGTACAGGGAGAAAACCGGCCACAGAAAAAGTCCGTATTTTAGATGCGGGATGTGGTACAGGAGTTGGCACAGAATACTTGATTTTACTCAATCCTCATGCGGAAATTGTGGGAATTGATCTGAGTGAAAAAGCCCTAGAAATTGCTCAGCAACGTTGTCAACAATCCGGGGTTTCAACTAATCATAAAGCCCCTATTTCTTTTCATCATTTAAACTTAGAAGAAGCTGATCAATTATCCGGGGAATTTGATTTAATTAATTGTGTAGGAGTATTGCATCATTTACCTGATCCCATCGCAGGAATTAAAGCGTTAGCGAAAAAGTTGGCCCCTGGTGGAATTTTTCATATTTTTGTCTATGCAGAATTAGGAAGATGGGAAATTCAATTAATGCAAAAAGCCATTTCTTTGCTACAAGGTGAGCAAAAAGGAGACTACAAAGATGGGGTTTTTGTCGGTCGAGAATTGTTTAAACATTTACCAGAAAATAACCGAATTGTCAAGCGAGAAAAGGAAAGATGGTCATTAGAAAATCATCGAGATGAATCCTTTGCAGATATGTATGTTCACCCTCAAGAAACAGATTACAATATTGATACTTTGTTTGAATTAATTGAGGCATCAGAATTAGAATTTATCGGCTTTTCTAATCCTCAATATTGGGAGTTAGAACGGTTAATTGGCCAGTCAGAAGAATTAATAAAACGGGGAGATAATTTAAGCGATCGCCAACGATATCGTCTAATTGAATTACTCGATCCTGAAAATATTACTCATTACGAATTTTTCTTAGGAAAACCCCCGATTATTAAGAGTGATTGGTCATCAGATAAAAACCTATTATCTGCTATTCCTGAACCCCATCCTTGTATGTTTGGTTGGCCAAGTCAAAGTATTCTGAATTATGATTATCAACCCGTCAGTTTAAGTGATCTTGAATATGGTTTTATCCAAGCTTGTAATGGGGAATTAACGGTTAAGGAAATTTTAGATTCAGTTGCTTTAGAATTAGATGGGGTTCGATCTTTGCAGCAACAACAATTAATTATGTTGAGTCCTTTCAAACAATAA
- a CDS encoding type II toxin-antitoxin system RelE/ParE family toxin produces MVNYKIKFKTSAAKEFRKLPPLVKQRVRESLDNLQKNPRPSGVVKLKGEDQLYRVRVNDLI; encoded by the coding sequence ATGGTTAATTATAAAATTAAATTTAAAACATCAGCGGCCAAAGAATTTAGAAAATTACCACCTTTGGTTAAGCAACGGGTTAGGGAAAGTCTAGATAATCTACAAAAAAATCCTCGCCCTTCTGGTGTTGTTAAACTGAAAGGTGAAGATCAATTATATCGGGTTCGCGTTAATGATTTAATTTAA
- the lpxB gene encoding lipid-A-disaccharide synthase, giving the protein MRIFISTGEVSGDLQGAMLVEALYRQAKSQEIPLEILALGGDLMAAAGAKLLGNTAAISSIGIVESLPFIIPTWLMQRRVKAYLRDNPPDLFILLDYMGPNVPFGQYVRKSLPQVPIIYYIAPQSWVWSPNDKTIEEFTEITDLLLAIFPEEARFFAEKGVKVKWVGHPLLDRMAKAPSREATRQALGLDPQQPVIALFPASRYQELKFHLPLICRAAQKLQEKVPDLHFLLPISLNEYRSTVETVVNQHQLSITLLDGRAIEAMAAADFAIAKSGTVNLELALLNVPQLVLCLVSPLTMWIARHILKFSIPFMSPPNLIVMENIIPELLQEEATVERIVQESLDLLLNTERRQKTLVGYQKMRTLLGDVGVCDRAANEILAFKGSSQQI; this is encoded by the coding sequence ATGCGAATTTTTATCAGCACTGGGGAAGTTTCTGGGGATTTACAGGGAGCAATGTTAGTTGAGGCCCTTTACCGACAAGCTAAAAGTCAAGAAATTCCTTTGGAAATTTTAGCACTGGGAGGGGATCTCATGGCAGCGGCCGGAGCTAAATTGTTGGGAAATACGGCGGCCATTAGTTCGATTGGCATTGTAGAATCTTTGCCGTTTATTATCCCGACTTGGTTGATGCAGCGTCGGGTTAAAGCCTATTTACGGGATAATCCCCCTGATCTTTTCATTCTTTTAGACTATATGGGGCCGAATGTTCCTTTTGGTCAATATGTCCGTAAAAGTTTACCCCAAGTGCCAATTATTTATTATATTGCCCCCCAGTCTTGGGTTTGGTCCCCCAATGATAAAACCATTGAAGAGTTTACGGAAATTACTGATTTACTTTTGGCAATTTTCCCGGAAGAGGCCCGATTTTTTGCAGAAAAAGGGGTAAAGGTGAAATGGGTGGGCCATCCTTTGTTGGATCGTATGGCAAAAGCTCCCAGTCGGGAAGCCACCCGTCAAGCTTTGGGATTAGATCCCCAACAACCTGTGATTGCTTTATTTCCGGCCTCTCGTTATCAAGAGTTAAAGTTCCATTTACCCTTGATTTGTCGTGCGGCCCAGAAATTACAGGAAAAAGTGCCGGATCTTCATTTTTTACTGCCGATTTCCTTAAATGAGTATCGCAGTACCGTTGAAACAGTGGTTAACCAACATCAATTATCCATTACCTTATTGGATGGACGGGCCATAGAAGCGATGGCCGCGGCAGATTTTGCGATCGCTAAGTCGGGAACAGTTAATTTAGAATTAGCTTTGTTGAATGTTCCTCAATTGGTATTATGTTTGGTAAGCCCCTTGACAATGTGGATTGCGCGGCATATTCTCAAGTTTTCTATTCCTTTTATGTCGCCCCCAAATTTAATTGTCATGGAAAATATTATCCCTGAATTATTACAGGAAGAAGCGACGGTGGAACGCATTGTGCAAGAGTCTTTAGATTTATTATTAAATACTGAACGCCGTCAAAAAACTCTTGTCGGTTATCAAAAGATGCGAACTTTGTTAGGGGATGTGGGGGTATGCGATCGCGCAGCTAACGAAATTTTAGCCTTTAAGGGGTCTTCTCAGCAAATATGA
- a CDS encoding CPXCG motif-containing cysteine-rich protein yields METTADYTCAFCGEINTTFIDISAGNSQSYIEDCQVCCRPNILYLEVDENTLEVTINSDYQE; encoded by the coding sequence ATGGAAACAACAGCCGATTATACTTGTGCATTTTGTGGAGAAATTAACACAACATTTATTGATATTAGTGCGGGTAATTCTCAATCCTATATTGAAGATTGTCAAGTCTGTTGTCGTCCTAATATTCTCTATTTAGAGGTTGATGAAAACACCTTAGAAGTAACAATCAATAGTGATTATCAAGAGTAG
- the argF gene encoding ornithine carbamoyltransferase, which translates to MTTLKGRDILGIGDLSAAEMAEVLELGAQLKSGERSPHCQKVLGLLFYKASTRTRVSFSVAMYQLGGQVIDLNPSVTQVGRGEPITDTARVLDRYLDILAVRTFKQSDLETFAKYANIPIINALSDLEHPCQILADFMTIQEFFGQVSGITATYLGDGNNVAHSLILGGALMGMKIRVATPKTYQPDPMIIEKAKQLAVEGFEIIVTDDPIAAVEGSQVLYTDVWASMGQEDLAESRIPIFESYQVNENLLSHADKDAIVLHCLPAHRGEEITDGVIEGKQSKVWDQAENRMHAQKALMVSLLGVV; encoded by the coding sequence ATGACAACCCTCAAAGGCAGAGATATTTTAGGGATCGGCGATCTCAGCGCGGCAGAAATGGCTGAAGTGCTAGAATTAGGGGCGCAGCTAAAAAGTGGAGAGCGATCGCCCCATTGTCAAAAGGTTTTAGGACTCTTATTTTATAAAGCTTCTACCCGTACTCGTGTTTCTTTTTCCGTGGCCATGTATCAATTAGGAGGCCAAGTAATTGATCTTAATCCTAGTGTTACTCAAGTGGGAAGAGGGGAACCGATCACGGATACAGCAAGGGTTTTAGATCGTTATTTAGATATTTTAGCGGTACGAACTTTTAAACAATCGGATTTAGAAACCTTTGCTAAGTATGCAAATATTCCGATTATTAATGCCTTAAGTGATTTAGAACATCCTTGTCAAATTTTAGCGGATTTTATGACCATTCAAGAATTTTTTGGTCAAGTTTCTGGGATCACGGCAACTTATTTAGGAGATGGTAATAATGTGGCCCATTCTCTCATTTTAGGGGGAGCATTAATGGGTATGAAAATTCGGGTAGCAACCCCAAAAACCTATCAACCTGATCCGATGATTATTGAAAAGGCTAAACAATTAGCGGTAGAAGGGTTTGAAATTATTGTCACAGATGATCCTATTGCTGCGGTTGAGGGGTCACAGGTGCTTTATACTGATGTTTGGGCGAGTATGGGACAAGAGGATTTGGCCGAGTCAAGAATTCCTATTTTTGAATCCTATCAAGTCAATGAGAATTTGTTAAGTCATGCTGATAAAGATGCCATTGTTTTACACTGTTTACCGGCCCATCGTGGGGAAGAAATTACTGATGGGGTGATAGAAGGAAAACAGTCAAAAGTTTGGGATCAAGCTGAGAATAGAATGCACGCACAAAAGGCGTTAATGGTGAGTTTATTGGGGGTTGTTTAA
- a CDS encoding TatD family hydrolase, with protein MQLIDTHVHINFEVFESDLEAIKTRWQQADVVHLVHSCVEPGEFKGIQAIADRLGNISFAVGLHPLDAHKWTENTAQEILNYGSSDRRVVAIGEMGLDFYKADNHDWQQEVLKSQLEIAQQLDKPVIIHCRDAAAKLREVLTSFWQDQGPVKGVMHCWSGTPEETQWFLDLGFYISFSGVVTFKNAHQIQESAKIVPSDRLLVETDCPFLSPVPKRGKRNEPAYVRHVAEFLAQLRNVPLETLAKETTSNACQLFQLSIDP; from the coding sequence ATGCAACTGATTGACACCCACGTTCACATCAATTTTGAGGTTTTTGAGTCAGATCTCGAAGCCATTAAAACTCGATGGCAACAAGCCGATGTTGTCCATCTTGTGCATTCTTGCGTGGAACCTGGGGAATTTAAGGGAATTCAAGCGATCGCTGATCGCCTGGGCAACATTTCCTTTGCCGTTGGGTTACACCCTTTAGATGCCCATAAATGGACAGAAAACACCGCCCAAGAGATCTTGAACTATGGTAGTTCAGATCGGCGAGTTGTGGCCATTGGGGAAATGGGACTAGACTTTTATAAAGCTGACAATCATGATTGGCAACAAGAAGTCTTGAAATCTCAATTAGAAATTGCCCAGCAACTTGATAAACCTGTTATTATTCATTGTCGGGACGCAGCCGCTAAGTTAAGGGAGGTGTTAACATCATTTTGGCAGGATCAAGGGCCAGTAAAAGGCGTTATGCACTGTTGGAGTGGAACCCCAGAAGAAACCCAATGGTTTTTGGATCTAGGGTTTTATATTAGCTTCAGTGGGGTTGTCACCTTCAAAAACGCCCACCAGATACAAGAAAGTGCCAAAATTGTTCCCAGCGATCGCCTATTAGTAGAAACCGACTGTCCCTTTTTGTCCCCTGTTCCCAAGCGAGGGAAACGCAACGAACCGGCCTACGTGCGCCATGTCGCCGAATTTCTCGCCCAATTACGGAATGTACCCTTAGAAACCTTAGCAAAAGAGACTACCAGCAACGCCTGTCAACTATTTCAGTTATCAATTGACCCTTGA
- a CDS encoding glycoside hydrolase family 10 protein: protein MRRPFSPWRNAFTCLGLALLILFLALVPGSLLQPSVSVAASPSLTERRGVWLTNVASAVLFTPGSVNRAIKQLSQLHFNTVYPVVWNRGYTFYPSGLAQQMIGQEQEPLLSWINGGSDVLKVMVKESHGHGLQVIPWFEYGLMIPENSLLAKKHPDWLTYSQQGTNLPYQDELEAKSPVKSGNFLQRWRKTAHNKRVSQLAWLNPLHPEVQQFIKGLMLEVVMGYDVDGVQLDDHFGMPVELGYDPLTIKLYQQEHGGKSPPKDTHNAEWMRWRAAKLTVLMADIVKSLKIAKSSIKISLSPNSHDFSYQNYLQDWQAWVKRGLIDELVLQVYREDLDGFKGELSKPTVQFARQKIPVSVGILSGTLNSPVTMKQIQEQVKIVREKGFDGVSFFYWESLWGYFSPESPYKRRQAFEKMFIDKLFLLIL from the coding sequence ATGAGAAGACCATTTTCTCCTTGGCGTAATGCCTTTACTTGTCTGGGTTTAGCTTTACTGATACTTTTTTTGGCGTTAGTTCCAGGCTCACTTTTGCAACCTTCTGTCAGTGTTGCCGCTTCTCCTAGTTTAACGGAAAGACGAGGGGTTTGGTTAACTAATGTGGCTAGTGCGGTTTTATTTACCCCAGGCAGTGTTAATCGTGCGATTAAACAGTTATCTCAACTTCATTTTAATACGGTTTATCCTGTTGTTTGGAATCGAGGTTACACTTTTTATCCTAGTGGTTTAGCACAACAAATGATTGGTCAGGAACAGGAACCTTTGTTAAGCTGGATCAATGGGGGAAGCGATGTATTGAAAGTCATGGTTAAAGAAAGTCATGGCCATGGTTTACAAGTTATTCCTTGGTTTGAATATGGTTTAATGATTCCCGAAAATTCCCTTTTAGCAAAAAAACACCCAGATTGGTTAACCTATAGTCAGCAGGGGACAAATTTACCTTATCAAGATGAATTAGAAGCCAAAAGTCCGGTAAAATCCGGTAATTTTCTGCAACGTTGGCGAAAAACCGCCCATAATAAACGAGTTAGTCAATTGGCTTGGTTAAACCCTCTTCACCCCGAAGTACAACAATTTATTAAAGGATTAATGTTAGAAGTTGTCATGGGATATGATGTGGATGGAGTGCAATTAGATGATCATTTTGGAATGCCTGTTGAGTTAGGCTATGATCCTTTAACGATTAAACTTTATCAACAAGAACATGGGGGGAAAAGTCCACCAAAAGATACCCATAATGCTGAGTGGATGAGATGGCGGGCAGCTAAATTAACTGTCTTGATGGCTGATATTGTTAAAAGTCTAAAAATCGCTAAATCAAGTATTAAAATTTCTTTATCTCCTAATTCCCATGACTTTTCTTATCAGAATTATTTACAAGATTGGCAAGCTTGGGTAAAACGGGGGTTAATTGATGAATTAGTCTTACAAGTTTATCGAGAAGATCTTGATGGTTTTAAAGGGGAATTAAGTAAACCTACAGTACAATTTGCTCGTCAAAAAATACCCGTTAGTGTTGGTATTTTATCAGGAACTTTAAACAGTCCCGTAACGATGAAACAAATACAAGAACAGGTTAAAATAGTAAGAGAAAAAGGGTTTGATGGGGTTTCTTTTTTTTATTGGGAATCTTTATGGGGTTATTTTTCTCCTGAATCTCCTTATAAACGTCGTCAAGCTTTTGAGAAGATGTTTATTGATAAGCTTTTTCTTTTAATTCTATAA
- a CDS encoding DUF2811 domain-containing protein, translated as METPIALEIEIPEETYLLLKTFLESHSPLDFNEVMTLAVSHFLTEQKIQSTLPNSLSTHHPKIPRLKTV; from the coding sequence ATGGAAACTCCTATCGCCCTTGAAATAGAAATTCCTGAAGAGACATATCTCTTGCTCAAAACCTTCCTTGAAAGTCATTCGCCTTTAGATTTTAATGAAGTAATGACTTTAGCTGTTTCCCACTTTTTAACTGAGCAAAAAATTCAGTCTACTCTTCCTAACTCTTTGTCCACTCATCATCCAAAAATTCCTAGACTCAAGACAGTTTAA